Proteins encoded in a region of the Nicotiana tomentosiformis chromosome 9, ASM39032v3, whole genome shotgun sequence genome:
- the LOC138899294 gene encoding secreted RxLR effector protein 161-like: MELISYSSIVGSLMYAQTCTTPDISFAVGMLGRFQSNPGIDHWKATKKVLRYLKGTKDYMLMYRISKHLKIVGYSDSDFAGCIDTRKSTFGYLFQLAEGTIEWKSAKQSIIATSTMEAEFVACFDATIHALWLRNFISGLGVVDTITKHLKI; this comes from the coding sequence ATGGAATTAATTTCTTACTCTTCTATTGTTGGTAGCCTGATGTATGCTCAGACTTGCACAACACCGGATATTAGTTTTGCGGTTGGAATGCTAGGAAGATTTCAGAGTAACCCAGGAATTGATCACTGGAAAGCTACAAAGAAAGTCTTGAGGTACCTGAAAGGAACGAAGGATTACATGCTCATGTATAGGATATCCAAGCATTTGAAAATTGTTGGATACTCGGATTCAGATTTCGCTGGATGTATTGACACTAGAAAGTCTACGTTTGGTTATTTGTTCCAATTAGCTGAAGGAACAATAGAGTGGAAGAGTGCCAAACAGTCTATCATTGCTACATCCACGATGGAAGCAGAATTTGTGGCATGTTTTGATGCCACAATTCATGCATTATGGTTGCGAAACTTTATTTCAGGACTTGGGGTTGTCGACACCATTACCAAGCATCTAAAAATTTAA